One window of Microcoleus vaginatus PCC 9802 genomic DNA carries:
- a CDS encoding adenosylcobinamide-GDP ribazoletransferase translates to MVHDKWVRSTIEFFRNQGAAIAAAVAFYTCLPVPVSWTLEFRGIARLAPAIGLLIGGMLGLGDVGLQLLGMPDLTRSALVVVLGIAVTGGLHLDGAMDAADGLAVPDPVRRLEVMRDSVTGAFGAMAAIAIVLLKTAALSDLNNYRWLALMGVAGWGRWAQLVAIARYPYLRAEGKGAFHKESIYSPFDFIPGVLLLLSLSVVQVVLEGDRWLLAVGMALGGSAIGIFAGAWFNHRLGGHTGDTYGAVVEWTEALLLCLLAALEG, encoded by the coding sequence ATGGTGCATGATAAATGGGTTCGCTCTACGATCGAGTTTTTCCGGAATCAAGGCGCTGCCATCGCAGCGGCAGTCGCTTTTTATACTTGTTTGCCGGTACCAGTGTCTTGGACTTTGGAGTTTCGGGGCATTGCCCGCTTGGCACCGGCGATCGGGCTTTTGATTGGGGGGATGCTGGGACTGGGGGATGTTGGGTTGCAGTTGTTGGGAATGCCTGATCTGACTCGATCGGCCTTGGTGGTAGTCTTGGGCATCGCCGTGACTGGCGGGCTGCACCTAGACGGCGCAATGGACGCGGCGGACGGGCTGGCTGTACCCGACCCGGTACGCAGGCTGGAAGTCATGCGGGACAGCGTTACAGGAGCCTTTGGGGCGATGGCTGCGATCGCGATCGTACTGCTGAAAACTGCCGCTCTCTCGGACTTGAATAACTATCGGTGGCTGGCTTTGATGGGTGTCGCGGGTTGGGGAAGGTGGGCCCAACTGGTGGCGATCGCCCGCTATCCATATCTGCGGGCCGAGGGTAAGGGAGCTTTTCACAAGGAATCTATTTATTCTCCTTTTGATTTTATCCCAGGAGTGCTGTTGCTGCTTAGTCTGAGCGTGGTGCAAGTTGTCTTGGAGGGCGATCGGTGGCTGTTGGCGGTGGGGATGGCGTTGGGGGGAAGTGCGATCGGGATTTTTGCCGGAGCCTGGTTTAACCACCGTTTGGGCGGCCACACGGGCGATACTTACGGTGCCGTAGTCGAGTGGACGGAGGCTTTATTGCTGTGTCTTTTGGCAGCTTTGGAAGGGTGA